Genomic DNA from Macadamia integrifolia cultivar HAES 741 chromosome 6, SCU_Mint_v3, whole genome shotgun sequence:
CCATCATTGAATCTGGTAGGAACCACAATGAAGATGGGTTACAGTTTGTTGATGATCTGAGAAAGCTGGCTAAGCAAGTAGTGTCAACCTTAAATCCAATGTCATGAGTCATAGAATCACTAATCTAAATAGGGATGGGCTGGGGGTTTGTGCCGGCAAAGCATGGAGGTGAATTTTCATCCAGGTTGTATAGAGTTCAAGACGAGTCTGTCAAAGGAGAACCTTAAGATCAATTGCTGAAATTGATGAAAGATTATCCCCTAGCGTGGTATCATTGGTGGATTTCCAACCTAGCATCGGTGCTTAGTTGTTCCCAATTTCTACGAGCACACCGGAGATGGGGAGGTGGGGTAACATTCAGGAGGGGTTTGAGTGAAGGCTTCGATTGTACTGTAGTTGGAGTATGGGTTGGGATTGGGGTTGAGGTTCTAGGCTTCGAGTGACAAAGACGTGAATCTTCGGCTATACATTCTTTTAAAGGAGTAGGAGCAGGGGCAGGTTGGGCGAAGGTCGTTTTCTTAGAATGAGGAAgcggaggaggagagaggaggaaggaggtTATTGTTGCCTTCACAAAAGATGGGAATAACTAGGGAAGAGATTCAAATTCTAAAAACAGGGGTGCGAGCTGAGCAAGGTGGCTGGGTTGTAGCGTGTGGATTCATCTTCACACTAGCTCTATGTGGATCCCACATGAGTGATAACATTTTCTAAACCCTCCAAAACCTTCTTTTGGCTAATGTCTTAAGTCAAAACTACAGTTAGATACGCTTTTTTGATGGGGAGGAAGTTATTGGATACttaggtgccgtttgataaTACTCTGGGAtaatgtttctggtgttcttctattctgcgggaatgcaaatagaacagaaatatgtttggcacgtccagttcatttttgtattcccccggaatgaaccaatgaaaaagaatgactaaagaatacattgcaagagtaccaaaaagttactttcctattttttacaaacttaaaagaacaaaaccatTCAAAACCCCACAACCCCTTTTCTGCATCTCACgatcaaaaacccccaaatccgtTGCTTCCCTGCAATAGGTTTTcactctctcggtcgccgcttccctgcaacggtCGCCGATTCCCTGTgacggtcgccgcttccctgcgaCGGTCTCTCCTCTCGGTCGCGGCTTCCTtgtctctctccttcgccgcttccctgtctctctctgtcgccgcttccctgcctCTCTCTCGGTTGCAGGTCGGTCGCCGCTTACCTGTCTCTCTCGGTCGCTGCTTCCCTGCCTCTCATGATCGtcgcttccctgcaactctctcggtcgccgcttccctgcagcaggtattgtctctctctctcgctctctcacaATCTCGCTCTCTCAGTCTCAAGTATCGACACACTTTCGTACTTGGAAGAGACCTCTTCCTCTGCATATGTATAAACTACAGAATAAAACAAGAATTAAAGTAGCAAAACAGCAAAACCGAACACAATAATGCTCCTCTGATTTATATACAGGGCAGGGACAGAAACTTCCAAATTTGAGGACCCCACTTGCCCTATGTATTGTTTCCAAAGTCTTAGCAGATGGGTCAAACCAGAGACTctctagtggtggtggtggttacTATTGTTTAATTGCACCAcccaacagagagagagaccatgGAGGGGACAGTGAGGGGGAAAGGGATCCGGTTAGCTCAATATGACAAATTCACTTTCCCTAGCTCCTTTATTGCTTCAACAATTACATGCTTCAACAATCatgaaaattctctctctctctctctagagtgTGAGCTCGTGTGTAGAATTTGATAAAGTAGATGAATACTCAAAAGCATGGGTGCTTTGACCTGAGGATAGAATAGTGTTATCATGAAGTGTCTTTCACTCTTTACTCATCTGCCTTTAAGGACTAATTAAACAAAATACTGTGACCTTTGGGACCTTTAGAAAAGGGTTTTCTATTAAAACATTACTCTTTTCATgataaaagttttctttttctatctgGTTATGGTGATCTCTGTTCTTGACTGCTCAAGTTTCGTAGTTGATTACTTTGATCGATCGTGATGGGTTTCTGAAAAATACTCATTTGAACATAtttcatcattctcatcttaagattcttatttatttatctgtTAAATTTTATCATCAGCAAAGATTGTCTATTTATATTAATGTGGCAAGGAAGAAAAATTTCAGTGCTTAATGAGATTGATATTTTGGATGAAGGTTGGTTGTGTAAATTTCAGTGCTtaatgatattgatattttggacctggaagagggcttttattatGATTAGAGTATTCTATtttgatgagaatgatggaaagatcaatttgaagttcttgagcatGATGTAAACAAATACCAGAAAAGAcatgtatttctatttttaggctataatgagatgtgtttctaattttagagtaATGGCATCCACTTCGAGAGCTAATAACGAGGCAGCAAAATGGATTCAAAGCGAACAAGATTATCTCCTGAAATTAATGGTTGAACAAGTGAAAGTTGGTAATAAGAGTTCCAGCACTTTCAATAAAGGTGGGTGGAACAATATCAAGAAGGGGCTTGAGGAAAAAACTAATCGATCATTTACGATGGTTCAATTAAGGAATAAGATAAATAAAATGCGATTCGATTACAACGCTTTCAAGAAACTACTGGATACTACAGGTTTTGGTTGGAATTCTGTGACGAGGACCTGTAcagttgaagatgagagtgTTTGGGATGTACACATCAAGGTATACTAtacttttatatgattttttaatattcagtgtaattttatctaatagctagtttgtaaaattttcagGCAAATCGTGATTGGTTAAAGTTTAGGAGGAAtgggctaccacattggcctgaaCTATGTATAATTTTTGGGGATTCATATGCTAGTGGGATAGGAAGATTCGGGAATGAATCTGATTTCAGGTTTGAAGAGGAATCGAGAGGTGTTGATGATGAGGTGGATGCAGATGTAGATGTAATTCCAACTACTCCATTGGCTAATACCTTGCCAACAGGTTATTATGAAAGCCAAGATCTAGGAACTGATCGTCCTAGAGTCAACAGAAGAGTTGATAGGACACCTACAGGATATAGGAAGAAGAGTAGGACAACTGGTATTGAACGCGCCATACAGACCCTAGCCGAGTCAGTAGCAAACAAGAATACTTCAACCCCTAGCTCAACTCCAATGGGTCTCACTCCAAATACCACAGATTTCAGCACTTCTACTTGTGTTAGATTATTGGAAACCATGAATGATATCCCAAGAGAGTTGCATATTAAGGCGTGCAAGAGGATATTGGTGGATCGGGAATGGAGAGAATTATTCATTACTCTCAAggatgaaacgaaacaattggcttttgatgtgttagattgatggatgataatctaacattttttttttttaatatggatgATTGTATTGAAATACATTTAAGACCTTTTGTAGTAGGATCGATATATTTTGTTAGGTACACTTGatgtaaaagtgtaatatggATATTTACACTTTATGCTACTTTTCTAAATATGCCAGttaaattttacatctattgtTGTAGCAAAAATTCTGTTGGatgtcttttgttttaaatacttattaCATCATCTGATAATTATGCATGTTGGATGATTATAGTTTTATAGATCTTTTGGTACATTTATTAGAGGATAAACATTTGTATGATATTAACaagtttaaaatttatattgaaTCAGTTATGGCAAATGTCAATAATACTCCAATAATCTCCTCTACTGACGACGATGGAGAAGAATTGATTCTCGCAACATTGTTGATAGTACAATATCATTATTCCAGCGATTTATACACTAGAGAACCACGCAGGGATAGTGCATTCACAGGGGCAGCATGGGTACATGAGGTGTTGCATGGGCATGCAAACCGCTGTTACGAAGAATTTGGGTTGGAACGACATGTGTTTTTAAATTTATGCCTACTAATGAGACATCGTGGTTAGTTACAAGACAGTCGCAAAATTAGGGTAGATGAACAATTGGCAATGTTCATGTTTAGAATAACAGGTGTAGGTCCTACTAATTGAGCAGTTGAAGAGAGATTCCAACATTCAGGACAGACTGTCAGCTATTACTTTGGCAAAGTATTGCAAGGAGTGCTTAAGCTTTCTAAGGAGTATATCAAAGACCCATCGTTTGATGAGATTCCTATGGAAATAATTGCAAACAACAAATGGTGGtcatattttaaggtaaaatgaaaaatttcttTCTAATAAGTTTACATCAATTTTTAACTTATgattgttttttgtttcacataataatgctttttgttggttttttgttttattttaattaggattgcattggtgccaTAGATGGTACACATGTTACTGCTATAGTTCCCAAGGGAAAACAGATCCTATGTCGAGGACGGAAGGGGATAACAacccaaaatgtgatgtgtgcctgcttgtttgacatgaaattcacttttgtatatGCAGGTTGGGAAGAcagtgcaaatgattgtcgtgTATTCAATAGAGCCCTAGAGGATCCTATCTTGCgatttcctcatcctccccaaGGGATATCAATTCCCAAATTATCATGTATGCAAATGATTATTGTGTATGATTTTAATGTCTTGCTTTATCATATTGTAGGGAAGTATTACGTTGTAGACTCAGGATATGCGAGTAGGAATGGATATTTGACACCCttcaaaggagagagatatcatataccagattataatggaggaagaagacaacccaGAAGTACTAaggaattatttaattatagacattcttctttaaggaatcatattgagcgttgttttgggattttaaaatcaagattccctattttaaaaaacatgcctcaattctcacttagttaccaaagttatattgtgatagcttgttgtggacttcataactatattaaatctgaacaaatagcagatgcactttttcaacaatatggggaagatgactactatgatcctaatgaagagagagtcaggGTAGTCAACGCTCACGGAAAACAAGAAGATGGTGATATTGCTAGTACTTCTACTACAATTCATCAGGGCAGTCAACGTGTACAAGGAAGGCAGATGAATGAGCTAAggatacaaattgcaaatcaAATGGCAGTATATAAGAGTTACCCCTTGATTTGAttatttatgtaataaaatttcaagacacctatttgcagctatgatttttattttgtaattcctataaacttgaatagtagacttttgttttcttattaagataaatgtgaaaactctttatgtttatattttattatttcctttaagtaatagtattttaaaagataatttcataaacaaattatttatttatttaagttaaatttgatcataatagcatgtttgtaattattgatttcattgttcaaaagtgaatttttattattgtaCTCTCTAGaaatagaagtgtttgtcaaacgttgtttctgttcttttcctgttctaaggacatttctgaaatagtttaccaaacgttgtttctattccgccagagtgtcttcacagcatggaatcgaaaaagaacacttctgtaaaagaacactctctaggaatagaagtgttatcaaacggccttTTAGATCGCCCAAAATCAATGAAAACGATACGACGAAACGAAACGTTTCGAAATCCGACTCAAACCAGAGAAAGACACTGGTACGTCCTACTCCTGCAATCCTGCCCATCCAaactccaaaaccctaaaaatgaaGCCCAAACGGACTCAACGGCCAAACGTGTACTTGCACTGCCGCTGCATGCTGCACCTCCTTTCCTCTCCCCTTCTCCCCCTTCTTCTGATCTGAGTGGCTGCGGTGGCTTTGTCCCTCTCCTAGGGTCCTCTAGGCTAGAGGGTTAAGTATTGGAATTGGGTATCATCGAGTTATGACTCGCCCAGCCGAGCTCCAAAACTCCATAGACCTCGCTGCTAGCCACACTTCCGATCACCCCCTTACCATCTCCGGCGACGTCGACGTGACCACCACCGCCACTGATGCTGAGGCCTCCCATGATGGCCTTGGTTTCTGGCAATTCATGGTGGCGGGTTCCATTGCCGGCATGGTCGAACACATGGCAATGTTCCCTGTCGACACCCTCAAGACCCGTATGCAGATGCTCGGCGCCACTTCTACCGCCGCTTCATCTGCCCCCTATCCGACTCAGACTTTACACCATCCCCGCTTCGGCCGTTTTCTCGCATCAATTATACGAACCGAGGGCCCCTTAGGTCTCTACCGTGGCATCGGCGCAATGGGTCTCGGTGCTGGCCCTGCCCATGCAGTTTACTTCTCCGTCTACGAAGTCTGCAAGGAAAAGCTCGGCGGAAACCTTCCAGGCCACCACCCTCTAGTCCACGCGGCTTCTGGTGTTGTTGCCACCACTGCTAGCGATGCCGTTCTCACCCCTATGGATGTTGTGAAACAGAGGTTGCAGTTGCGGAGCAGCCCTTATGGTGGAGTAAAGGATTGTGTGGTGAAGATGCTTAGGGAGGAAGGGTTGAAGGCTTTCTATGCTTCTTACCGCACGACCATCGTGATGAATGCTCCTTTTACGGCCGTGCACTTCGCTACTTATGAGGCCGTCAAGAAGGTTTTGAATGAGGTATCTCCGGAGAATGCGAGAGAGGAGCGGCTTCTTGTTCATATCACTGCCGGTGGAGCTGCGGGTGCCCTAGCTGGTGCGGTTACCACCCCCTTGGATGTTGTCAAAACAAGACTGCAATGCCAGgttagtatttttctttttcaccatcGGAATCCTCTGGCCTCTGTTTGTTATTCTTTCGTAGATGCCTGAGCAATTATTAAAGCTCCCACCTTTGCCGATATAGATGAGGGTgttcattatttgaaattgGTCTATTGCTACGATTTCTGCTACTAATTGTTGAAATTGATTTAGCTGCTGTTGAAATGAACTGGGTTTCCTTGGGCTTTGTTAATTATTTGGAAAATTACTATTGGTAGTACCACAGCTACTATTATTTTTTCTACAAATATGTTCTTCAAGCTAGAGCAGAAACCGTGATGTGTACAAGCAATGTGcagtttttcccccttctccaCCTCCCCCCCCTAGGTTGCAAAATCACAAGCTAATCTCGGGGTCACAACACTTTCATTGGACAGAGCCAGTCTAAGAATTTTATCCTccgaagagagaaagaagaatcagaattaTTGAATGTGTTAACTGTTAAATGGAAAATTTGTTGGATTTAAGTGTGGTTCAAAAACTTTCATGGCCATTAAATTTCATAACTTCTAAGTTTCAGTGTTTTATTTCTTCCTCTCCCCAGCTTTGTAaacttttaattaaaaaaaattcataatgtATTGACTTGttcctcattttctctctttgtccTAACTCCTAATCCCCTTATAAATGGAGAGAACTTAGAAGTGGTTTATAAGATTGGGATTTGGATGCATAGGGACCCTTGGGGGCAGGCATGCCAATGCATCAGAATTGTCTCACATATACATGTGGATTTTAAGGCGCACAAGATAGCCTTAACCTGGCATTACGTTTTGTTTCCTGATTCTTGATCTTTTGTCACAACCTTTGTCCTTGTGGTTATCTAGACTATTCTTACTCAGTTTTTTCAAAGCTCTCTCCATGTCGGAAGGCAGTAAGATACTTCTCTATTGGTTGTCTACCTATCACTCATATTTGGTTGGCCATGTAGGCCCATGGGCTAAAGACCTCTATAAAAGGGTTTGGACATTGCCTGCACTGTTTGTCTGACTATCCATGCACTTAATCTTAGTGTTTTCTGCTACTACTGTGTTCTCTTGAGTTGGCGTGTGTGGTTGTGGTTACACACCTCGGAGGCAACATAATTAAGTCCTGAAGTCTGGATGCCATTAACTCGTGCACTGTGGATTAGATCCAAAGGGAGGAGGGTTGGGGGAACGGGTGAATCAGATGTGAAGACTGTGAAGACAGTGCATCAAAATGCGTTCATTGGTCTACTCTTGAAATAAGCTCTCTCATGtggcattttttattttggcttCACACCGGGTAAGTTCTATAGCTGTTTGCAACATTCTTGAATTTGTCATTTGTGACaagcgtgaagtccaggagatCCCAAACCATAATAGCCATTGGCAGTGCGATCTTGCTTTCAGTTTAGTGACTGCAGATGTTGTCAATGGTGCAATTACTAAATTACACATAGGCTAGTAAAGAGTGAAAACCAACTTGAACCAGCCAGTTCTGGTTTCAGTGCAGTGTGGGACAATTTTATAGGTTGTATAGAGAGTAGTAACTATATTCTGAATTATGTATTGATCACGCTAAGGATATTTGGAGGCTTTAGAAATTGGATATACACGGGTATTAGGAAACCGGGAATATTTTGTGCAATTTTTTTTGCTACAAACGGTTGATGATAATTCCATTACTTAGCATATTGATGAATTGTTGGCCTTGAAAGGGTCGCGAGTTGTTCAAAGAGGTGATAATCTTGCTGATAAACTATAAGCTTTTTTCTTTGTGGAAAACAACTTGCTCCCTTCCTCTTAGAATTAAGTGCTAAAATATCAAAAAGAGGGAACCTTGTTTGGATGGAGTATGTGATGCTTCCACACTGAAGAGGATGACAATAACAGAGACTTGACAACTAAGGCCGAGAAGATTGTATCAACTCCTCATCTTGAAGAAAACATTGATGCACTCATGAAAAGTAAACAGAAATCCATGATCGCAAGGCTCACAAGGTATCTAGAAACTTTAAGAAAATTCTACGAAGATGAAGTGAATGCCTTTTTTACTCCCCTCCCCCCGccctttttttaaattgattttttctATGTAAAGTCTGGGAAGGataaggaacttgccaatggtCAGGACAACCTAACATTGAGCTATTGTAGTTGTCTTGAAGTGAACTTGGTATGCAGAACCAGCAAATGGTAGGTGTACATAGGACCTACCTAGAGCATTGTGTAACAATCAATTCTCGCTGGATTTATAAAAATCCCTTGTCACCACCTATTTCAGTTTCCCATAATCTTTAACCAATTTTAAAGCTATACTAAACCTACCTTTTTTACTACTGTGGACTCTGCATGTAATCTGTTGATGAAAGACTTGAACCAAAATTATCCGGAACCGACAATTTCACTTCTCTCTTTGTTCCATCGTTGTTGTACCTATAGCATTGCCCTATTAGCTGACTCCTCATTGGTGCCCTAGACCAGCTCTCCTCCTCTTCAAGGTTAATTGCCGTGATCCTTGACTTTGGAAGGTTTAAGTAAAATCCATATATTTTTTCACTTCACAAAGAACATGTTAGTAATCACCTAAACATATGCAAAATATAATATCACAACATTGTCTTCTTTGTTGTGGTGCTGAGTCAATTAAAATTGGTGATGTATTTGGACTTTTATGATTGGATGATACTGCATTGACTTCCAATTTGCATCCTTGATAAGGCttttgatgcagttgcacgatggacttatagaggaaaaaaaaaaatcttttgatttgattctctttggatttagaaacaatttcttttgtattagttggtttctaattttagattagtttccattttcaagtagtttccattaattatttgatttttcttttatattagtcatgtaatagagaagaactcagttttgagatttgaagtttttttttgaagaattgaaatttggtatgaaaaccatggctgccgtgggctgttttccccctccctgattctctgaaatcttcttttcccctctgttcttcttttccttcttttccttcttctcgcTGGTTTCCTCTCCCAGCCCCTGTTCTGGGCAATACTTCCAACCCTAGTGTTGGGGCTCGATCTCTACAAAAACACACCAAACCAGTTCAAGATTTTTGGGACTCATTCCAACAATAGAAACGATTCACCATACACAGATCCAAGACCAAGTTTGGTCTCTACCGGACGCTCTAaccagaagttcagatctggttctgtaCCTGCGATAGACTGAGTTGCAGAACAAATTAGTTCCTGCTTGTGGAGTCTATCACTGTTGGTTGTCAAGTGCATCCGATAGGGCTTGGGGTTTCGATCCTTGTCCTAAACTTGCAGATCCAGCAACTCTGGTGAGGGAGTTCTCTCCTTTGAAGGTCTACACTTGGTTACCGTTTTGTGTTCTatcgtgaagaagaagaagaggataggGTTTCTGAAATTGCAAGTAAGGACAGTTACTTTACTTTACAAATAAACCCCTTATACTAAAAAGTGTGTTCTAGTAGTTCCTCCCTACTTTATCAATTACAGAACACCCCCTcttttaattttcctatttCTGTCATCCCTGTCACTTGTTATAATATCAGTAATGCACATGGTTGTTTCTGAATTTACAATATTGCCCCTCaatcattaaatttgagatttttagtcgttcttgtgggccctaagcgatccgattccctcggatccgcatcagCTTTCTTCCACTGTTGTTCCCATTGTAATGGACTTGGTTTCTTAGGCAATTTATCGTCTTCAACTTGTCGCCCTGCCTCGGCTAGTACCTCAAAGGTGGTGAGAGGCTGGGAAAATAGATAATGTATATTGAGGCCGCAAATTCGTGACAAGAAAACGGTGAGCCCTTCCTTAAATCTTGCCTTCTTGTTTCCAAATCTCAGTGAGTAGAGGTATTGTAAGAGTATTGCTATTTGAATGCTTTGACTATGTCTTCCCAAGTATGAGTTTGGGATGAATCTGTTGACAACTAGCCAATGGAGGGCTGGCCCGGTGTGGTTATAAgggatttttgttttaaaaatatACTCTTGATTAGCATCACAAAGAAGATTGGTGTATCAACAAGTTAAATGTGTGACAATTCCACACTCAAAAAATGCTTGAAAACTTGAGACAAGATCAACAGTTCACGTTGCGCAACAGCAAAGACTAGGCTGATATTAGTCGCAAAGGAGAAAGAATTTAGGAAGAAATATATTATGAGACAGAAAAAGAGAGGCTAAGTATGTTTTGAATTGTGTGAGACTCTTGTCTCCCCTTAAATCTCCTATTGAAAGTGGAGAGACTTCCAAGGATATATAAGAATTGGATTTACATGCATAGTGATCCATTGGAGGTGGGCAGGCATGGCAAATCCTCTTGCTTTGAGAAAGGGGGGTTATTCCTTCAGATGTGCTTGTGCTGGCTGGGCGAGGCTTGACaggtgtggtgtggtgtggtgtgatGTGGTGAGGTAGGTTTATTAGGCAGCTCAGCGTTTCTTACTTTGGTCATTTCGTGATCCTTGGTCATGTTATTAATTGTGGAttgtttttaccatttttttttatctcacttttttttcccccttttgaaaGATTAACAAATTTTAAGGTACTTCGGCAAGCAGAATTATGGGTTTCTTTCTGACTTTCTGATTGGGAGTTCTCCAAAGTTCTTTTGTTCCTCAGCTAGGTAGCATATAATCACAAATTCCCTCTTCACTGCCCACATGTAGTAGGCCATCTAGGACTGTTGAGCTAAAGACTTCCACAGAAGAGGTTGGACTTTGGTTGGCTTGGATCCAAAAATAGCGTTGTTACCTGCACTGTTTCTACCTTTCCCATAACTTCTTTACTGCATTCTTCTGCTGCTATGCTCTTAAGTCAGAGTACATATAGTGAGCTTACCGTGACCTTGGCGATGGGTGTGTTCAAGACGAGATCATTGAGCCCTGTATCCTGGATGATATCAACCTGGAGGTTGGCTTCAGTGCACATATGGGCAGTGCTTGGCACCTGTCCCATTCACTGTCAGTAAGAGTCCACCTAGAGGGGCCTCTTTCTGAAGCAGAAATGATAGGTGTTCAGTGCTGACCGTACGTGCAGCAGAGTCGCTCTTACCTTGTAGCACCTAGGAATATATCCAAATGGGTTAAATCAGATTCAATAACAGTTCAGCAGTTTCGTACTTTGATCTATTATTGATTTTGGCTTCTTTAGGAGTAAAGCTTTACTGCTGTCCATGTAAAATGTTGTTTTAACCATCACATATTCAACAAAATTTTTGAGAACTTATGACCCAGTACCCAACATTGtgagaatacaaaaatgaacatTTATCTTTCAGACTGCAAGCAAGCAGAATATCTTTGTTAACATATACAAAATATATAAGTACAGGAGAACTTTACAGACATCTCATCAGTAGTGACCATCTATTTACCCCCAAATTTGTTCATGTTATAAATCAAGCTTGCAGAGATATTTAAGATTTACCCTAATAATGTATTGTCATTATGGTTTTGTCACAGGGTGTAGGTGGAGCAGACACTTTTAGTA
This window encodes:
- the LOC122080636 gene encoding mitoferrin-like; protein product: MTRPAELQNSIDLAASHTSDHPLTISGDVDVTTTATDAEASHDGLGFWQFMVAGSIAGMVEHMAMFPVDTLKTRMQMLGATSTAASSAPYPTQTLHHPRFGRFLASIIRTEGPLGLYRGIGAMGLGAGPAHAVYFSVYEVCKEKLGGNLPGHHPLVHAASGVVATTASDAVLTPMDVVKQRLQLRSSPYGGVKDCVVKMLREEGLKAFYASYRTTIVMNAPFTAVHFATYEAVKKVLNEVSPENAREERLLVHITAGGAAGALAGAVTTPLDVVKTRLQCQGVGGADTFSSSSIRMALKQIVSKEGPQALLQGLKPRILFHAPAAAICWSTYEAMKNFLQHSPESRPHPTT